One Nitrospira sp. DNA window includes the following coding sequences:
- a CDS encoding Two-component system response regulator protein has product MTEDWGAVLVVDDDIDMRSLVCDVLQGRGHQCTAVGSGQEALQRLGEEDYAVVLTDLRMKGMLGTELLAEIKHKYPDVGVILMTAFGSVETAVEAMRHGASDYMTKPVKTEELVRVVERAIREAALRREVSRLRKEVHKEYSFHQILGKSKPMQALFDLIRRVADSPTNVLITGESGTGKELVAKAIHYNSDRRDAPFVPVNCAAIPEQLLESELFGHMRGAFTDAKMDKRGLFEEAQKGTLFLDEISELPLMLQAKLLRAIQEKEIRRVGATKSIPVDVRIIAATNLNLGDEVKNKRFREDFYYRLNVIELRLPPLRERREDIPILVDAFLKKCAQNRGKQVKGVSEAALAMLVEYAWPGNVRELENVIERAVTLSHGEKIVADDLPHSVQGARGDRRILDEAAERTLPLHEVEKEYIVKILEKTGGNKYQAAHVLGIDRKTLYRKLAEIEGKPHSDE; this is encoded by the coding sequence ATGACCGAGGATTGGGGCGCGGTATTGGTGGTCGATGACGATATAGACATGCGCAGTCTGGTGTGCGATGTGCTGCAAGGTCGGGGGCATCAATGTACGGCGGTCGGCAGCGGGCAGGAGGCGCTTCAGCGCCTGGGGGAGGAAGACTATGCCGTGGTACTCACCGATCTGCGGATGAAGGGTATGTTGGGGACCGAACTGTTGGCTGAAATCAAACACAAGTATCCTGATGTCGGAGTGATCTTGATGACTGCCTTCGGATCGGTCGAGACCGCCGTCGAGGCGATGCGCCATGGCGCCAGTGATTACATGACCAAACCGGTGAAGACCGAGGAATTGGTCCGGGTGGTCGAACGAGCGATTCGTGAAGCCGCGCTCCGGCGTGAAGTCAGCCGCCTCAGGAAAGAGGTGCACAAGGAATACAGTTTCCATCAGATTCTGGGGAAAAGTAAGCCGATGCAGGCCCTGTTCGATCTGATCCGGCGGGTGGCCGACAGTCCGACCAACGTGCTGATCACCGGCGAGAGCGGGACGGGAAAAGAGTTGGTCGCCAAGGCCATCCATTACAACAGCGATCGGCGCGACGCTCCGTTCGTGCCGGTGAATTGCGCCGCTATTCCCGAACAATTGTTGGAGAGCGAGCTGTTCGGCCATATGCGCGGGGCCTTCACCGACGCCAAAATGGACAAACGCGGCCTTTTTGAAGAGGCTCAAAAGGGCACCTTGTTCCTGGATGAAATCAGCGAGCTCCCGCTGATGCTCCAAGCGAAGCTGCTGCGGGCCATCCAGGAAAAGGAAATCCGTCGTGTGGGCGCGACCAAGTCGATTCCCGTGGATGTACGGATCATCGCCGCCACGAACCTGAATCTCGGTGACGAGGTCAAGAACAAGCGGTTTCGCGAGGATTTTTACTATCGGCTCAATGTCATCGAGTTGCGGCTTCCACCGTTGCGTGAACGTCGGGAGGATATTCCGATCCTGGTGGATGCATTCTTGAAAAAATGCGCCCAGAATCGCGGCAAACAGGTGAAGGGGGTCAGCGAGGCGGCCCTCGCCATGCTCGTCGAGTATGCCTGGCCCGGCAATGTGCGGGAATTGGAAAATGTGATCGAGCGGGCTGTGACCCTCAGCCATGGCGAAAAGATCGTCGCCGACGATTTGCCCCACTCGGTGCAGGGGGCGAGGGGGGACCGGCGCATCTTGGATGAGGCGGCCGAGCGGACGTTGCCGCTGCATGAAGTGGAAAAGGAATATATCGTCAAGATCCTCGAGAAGACCGGCGGCAACAAGTATCAGGCCGCCCATGTACTGGGGATCGACCGCAAGACCCTGTACCGGAAGCTGGCCGAAATCGAAGGCAAACCGCACTCGGACGAGTGA
- a CDS encoding ABC transporter, RND-adapter-like protein, with protein sequence MLGTVGLLASLAFGLWYWWSNNRVVSHYKTLPIERGPITSLITATGAVNPVVSVQVGSQVSGKIAKIYADYNSVVREGQVLASIDQKPYQAKVNQAQAALKSARANLAKARNMLTQRKLEFDRMAALRSQQFVAQSDLDLARTNAHDAEAQVDLSQAQVDQAKATLSSAELDLGYTTIYSPVNGTVVSRNVEEGQTVVASFQAPTLFVIAQDLTHMQVIANVSESDIGGVTEGKSADFRVDAYPREFFHGIVTQVRNAPVSIQNVVTYDVIISVENPELKLKPGMTANITIVIARNEKALRAPNAALRFRMPGLPVDRKAPQLWVLETTGRVRAVPVTTAIADSLFTEIVEGEVQEGDSVIVGIATPEDSAQEKLPPGFEIGPKLR encoded by the coding sequence GTGCTCGGGACTGTAGGCCTCCTCGCCTCCCTGGCCTTCGGTCTCTGGTACTGGTGGTCCAACAACAGGGTCGTCAGCCACTATAAGACCCTCCCCATCGAACGCGGTCCTATCACCTCGTTGATTACTGCCACCGGAGCCGTGAACCCGGTCGTGTCGGTCCAAGTGGGCAGCCAGGTCTCGGGCAAGATCGCAAAAATTTATGCCGACTACAACTCGGTTGTGAGGGAAGGCCAGGTCCTCGCCTCGATCGATCAGAAGCCCTATCAAGCCAAGGTGAATCAGGCCCAGGCCGCACTCAAGAGCGCCAGGGCCAATCTGGCCAAGGCGCGGAACATGCTCACGCAGCGAAAACTGGAGTTTGATCGCATGGCCGCCCTGCGAAGCCAACAGTTCGTGGCTCAATCCGATCTGGACCTGGCCAGAACGAATGCTCACGACGCCGAGGCGCAGGTTGACCTCTCCCAAGCACAGGTCGATCAAGCCAAGGCCACGCTCTCTTCGGCGGAGCTGGACCTGGGATACACCACCATCTATTCGCCGGTGAACGGAACGGTCGTCTCCCGCAATGTGGAGGAGGGACAAACCGTCGTCGCGAGTTTTCAAGCCCCCACCCTGTTCGTGATCGCACAGGATCTCACCCACATGCAGGTCATCGCCAATGTTAGCGAGTCCGATATCGGCGGCGTGACGGAGGGCAAATCGGCCGACTTTCGGGTGGATGCTTACCCACGCGAGTTCTTTCACGGCATCGTGACACAGGTCCGGAATGCGCCGGTCAGCATTCAGAATGTCGTCACCTATGATGTCATCATCTCGGTCGAGAACCCTGAGCTCAAACTCAAACCCGGCATGACGGCCAACATCACGATCGTGATCGCGCGAAACGAAAAGGCGCTCCGCGCGCCCAACGCCGCCTTGCGGTTCCGCATGCCCGGCCTGCCGGTGGATCGCAAGGCGCCCCAACTGTGGGTTCTTGAGACAACGGGACGCGTACGGGCGGTACCGGTCACCACCGCCATTGCGGATTCACTGTTCACGGAAATCGTGGAAGGCGAGGTACAGGAAGGGGACAGCGTCATCGTGGGGATCGCCACGCCTGAAGACAGCGCGCAGGAAAAGCTGCCGCCCGGCTTTGAGATCGGGCCGAAGCTGCGATGA
- a CDS encoding ABC-type antimicrobial peptide transport system, permease component → MSFLWLTIQSALRVLRRNPLRAGLTMLGIVIGVGAVVGMVSLGQGATASVQREIASLGTNVLIIVPGATTVTGVRGGLGTVSTLTVEDARDIEKRVGDIGLVTYATRSVLQIIHEHKNWNTVALGTTTAFTDLRNWPVAEGSFFTQADEDAAAKVVVLGKTVADNLFERGEEVIGAQIRIKNVPLRVIGLLAPKGQSLSGQDQDDIVILPFTTAERKVLGTKFLGTVGIIMVATQHRYSIPAAVEEIKELLRVRHRIHPAEENDFTIRTMEDVAKTVAGASRTMMVMLLSIASISLLVGGIGIMNILLVSVTERTREIGIRMAVGAKRAHILLQFLVEAVILTAIGGVAGVLFGIAGARLLTRLIGWPTIISSQAIAVAFLFSLVVGIFFGLYPANKASRMNPIEALHYE, encoded by the coding sequence ATGAGCTTTCTCTGGCTGACCATCCAATCCGCCCTCCGCGTGCTTCGACGCAACCCCTTGCGCGCAGGTCTGACCATGCTCGGCATCGTCATCGGCGTCGGGGCCGTGGTCGGCATGGTGAGTCTCGGCCAGGGTGCGACGGCCTCGGTTCAACGCGAGATCGCCAGCCTCGGCACCAACGTGCTCATCATCGTCCCCGGGGCGACCACAGTCACCGGAGTGCGTGGCGGGCTCGGCACCGTCTCGACGCTGACCGTCGAAGATGCGCGCGACATCGAAAAGCGCGTCGGCGACATCGGTCTCGTCACCTATGCCACCAGGTCCGTCCTGCAGATCATTCACGAACATAAGAACTGGAACACCGTGGCGCTCGGCACCACCACGGCCTTCACCGACCTCCGCAACTGGCCGGTGGCCGAAGGCAGTTTCTTCACACAGGCGGATGAAGACGCCGCCGCCAAAGTCGTGGTGCTGGGGAAAACCGTCGCGGACAACCTGTTCGAGCGCGGAGAAGAGGTGATCGGCGCGCAAATCCGGATCAAGAATGTGCCGCTCCGTGTCATCGGCTTGCTGGCTCCGAAAGGGCAATCCCTCTCGGGGCAAGATCAAGACGACATCGTCATCCTTCCGTTCACGACTGCGGAGCGAAAGGTCCTGGGCACCAAATTCCTGGGAACGGTCGGAATCATCATGGTCGCGACACAGCACCGGTACAGCATTCCCGCTGCCGTGGAAGAAATCAAAGAACTGCTGCGGGTGCGACACCGAATCCATCCCGCCGAGGAGAACGACTTTACGATCCGTACCATGGAAGACGTGGCCAAGACCGTCGCCGGGGCCAGCCGTACCATGATGGTGATGCTGTTGAGCATCGCCTCCATCTCGCTCCTGGTCGGCGGCATCGGGATCATGAATATTCTCCTGGTCTCCGTGACGGAGCGAACGAGAGAGATCGGAATTCGCATGGCCGTGGGCGCCAAACGGGCCCACATTCTCCTGCAGTTTCTCGTCGAGGCGGTCATTCTGACGGCGATCGGCGGTGTGGCAGGCGTCCTGTTCGGAATCGCCGGCGCGCGCCTCCTAACCCGCCTCATCGGCTGGCCCACGATCATCTCCTCGCAAGCCATCGCCGTCGCCTTCCTGTTCTCCCTCGTGGTCGGCATCTTCTTCGGCCTCTACCCCGCCAACAAGGCCTCGCGGATGAATCCGATCGAGGCGCTGCATTATGAATAG
- a CDS encoding Lipoyl synthase: MSFIPVNQLRSGDAGSAHNCEPSAHAARRLPPWFKVKLQTGPDYQEIRNTMDRLNLHTICEEARCPNVWECWNARTATFLILGDICTRRCHYCSVATGRPQEVDREEPLRVAEAIQALSLRHAVITSVNRDELDDGGASIFADTIRHIRRLIPSCTIEVLIPDFEGNEAALAVVAAEKPDILNHNIETVRRLFPSIRPQGKYQRSIELLGRAKQMGMTTKSGLIVGMGETTDEAREVMRDLRSVECDIMTIGQYLQPTKEHLSVARFYHPDEFTALKEEGLALGFRHVESGPLVRSSYHAEQQVR; this comes from the coding sequence ATGAGTTTCATTCCGGTAAATCAATTACGGTCGGGTGATGCAGGATCAGCTCACAACTGTGAGCCGTCGGCACATGCCGCGCGCCGCCTGCCGCCCTGGTTCAAGGTGAAGCTTCAAACCGGACCGGATTACCAAGAGATTCGCAACACCATGGATCGGCTCAATCTCCATACGATCTGCGAAGAAGCCCGTTGTCCGAATGTGTGGGAATGTTGGAACGCGCGCACTGCCACATTCCTGATTCTCGGCGACATTTGCACGAGACGTTGCCATTATTGCTCTGTCGCGACCGGCCGGCCGCAGGAGGTGGATCGCGAGGAGCCGTTGCGGGTGGCGGAAGCGATCCAGGCGCTCAGCCTGCGACATGCCGTCATCACGTCGGTCAATCGGGATGAACTGGACGACGGCGGCGCGTCGATCTTCGCCGACACGATCCGGCATATCAGGCGATTGATTCCATCCTGCACGATCGAAGTGCTGATTCCGGACTTTGAAGGAAACGAAGCGGCGCTGGCAGTGGTCGCAGCGGAGAAACCGGACATCCTGAATCACAATATCGAAACAGTGAGGCGGTTATTTCCATCGATCAGGCCGCAGGGGAAGTATCAGCGCTCGATTGAATTGCTGGGCCGGGCCAAGCAGATGGGCATGACGACCAAGTCGGGCTTGATTGTCGGCATGGGGGAAACGACGGATGAGGCCCGAGAGGTCATGCGTGATCTGCGGTCGGTCGAGTGTGACATCATGACCATCGGCCAATACTTGCAACCGACCAAAGAACATCTTTCTGTGGCGCGCTTCTACCACCCCGACGAATTCACCGCTCTGAAAGAAGAGGGCCTCGCCTTAGGCTTCCGCCATGTCGAATCAGGGCCGCTGGTGCGCAGTTCCTACCACGCGGAACAGCAGGTTCGCTAA